A part of Micromonospora chersina genomic DNA contains:
- a CDS encoding DUF2267 domain-containing protein produces MRFPRFVDAVSRRAELPTEQAATISRAVLQTLAERITATESADLAAQLPDEVGSYLAAPGEGGATGGAVAFLYRVAERAGVDPAVAEVGARAVLATLRETVTVGEFQDLVAQLPKGFDAMVDPIPRPPYDV; encoded by the coding sequence GTGCGGTTTCCCCGATTCGTCGACGCGGTGTCCCGCCGCGCCGAACTGCCCACCGAGCAGGCCGCCACGATCTCCCGGGCGGTGCTCCAGACCCTCGCCGAGCGGATCACCGCCACCGAGTCGGCGGACCTCGCCGCGCAGCTTCCGGACGAGGTGGGCAGCTACCTGGCGGCCCCCGGCGAGGGCGGCGCGACCGGCGGCGCGGTGGCCTTCCTGTACCGGGTCGCGGAGCGGGCCGGCGTGGATCCGGCGGTCGCCGAGGTCGGGGCCCGGGCGGTCCTGGCCACGCTGCGCGAGACGGTCACGGTCGGCGAGTTCCAGGATCTCGTGGCACAACTCCCCAAGGGATTCGACGCGATGGTCGACCCGATCCCGCGCCCACCGTACGATGTGTAG
- a CDS encoding NUDIX hydrolase yields the protein MPEIDKVAWIRIEDGRVLSTRSRGRDVWYLPGGKREAGESDLATLVREIAEELAVTVVPESAVPVGVFTAQAHGHAAGTLVRMTCYAADYRGTLRPASEIAELAWLGYADRDRVSPVDQLIFDHFRTVGALR from the coding sequence ATGCCCGAGATCGACAAGGTCGCCTGGATCCGGATCGAGGACGGCCGGGTGCTGAGCACCCGGTCCCGGGGCAGGGACGTCTGGTACCTGCCCGGCGGCAAGCGGGAGGCCGGCGAGAGCGATCTGGCCACCCTGGTCCGGGAGATCGCCGAGGAACTGGCCGTGACCGTCGTGCCGGAGTCCGCCGTCCCGGTGGGCGTCTTCACCGCGCAGGCCCACGGCCACGCCGCCGGCACGCTGGTCCGGATGACCTGTTACGCCGCCGACTACCGGGGCACGCTACGGCCGGCGAGCGAGATCGCGGAGCTGGCCTGGCTCGGCTACGCCGACCGGGACCGCGTCTCGCCGGTGGACCAGCTCATCTTCGACCACTTCCGGACCGTCGGCGCGCTGCGCTGA
- a CDS encoding molybdopterin-containing oxidoreductase family protein: MARTTHPGACPLDCPDTCVWQLTVEDGRAVALRGDRDHPFTRGALCGKVNRYLDAVNGPDRLTTPYVRTGPKGAGRVAYRPASWAEAVDRVAAGLRASIERDGPEAVLPYYFAGTMGHVQGWTMGQRLFAHLGASRLDTTICTGAARAALRSIYGGSVGFEPESIVAARLIVLWGANPLATNLHLWPFVQQARERGAYLVTIDPLRTDTAARSDEHLAPLPGTDAALALGLMRHVRDAGAADEEWLAAHTVGWPELSARLDEWPVERAAAECGLPVEVLRRLGDRIATTRPTAVRVGLGLQRHRGAGQALRAICALPLVTGDFRYPGGGALVSTGGHHPIDEDPVVRPPGMPAPPARSVNMSRLATVLTGEADPPVTSLVVFNANPAATAPDQNRLLAGLRRTDLFTVVLEQRWTDTCDYADVVLPATMQPEHLDLHSSYGHHYTTLNLPVTRAPGEALPNTEIFRRIAAALGLDHPRFSDSDEDLARQLLAGTPVTFEELRERTYARTTGVPVGAAPFAAGGFRTPDGRARLHDPALARLGVDPLPGHTPPAEAADPELARRFPLVLLAPAGRFLMNSTFASLPWHARRTGPPRVHLHPDDAAARGLADGDAVRVHNDRGAFLAAVALDEATRPGLAFTYKAYWARLSPGRSTVNAVTAVRDTDLGEAPTFHDCRVEVAPVPAELLVPEPPADTATVPAPAAPAEATAVPAG, translated from the coding sequence ATGGCCCGCACCACCCATCCCGGCGCCTGCCCGCTGGACTGCCCGGACACCTGCGTCTGGCAGCTCACCGTGGAGGACGGCCGGGCCGTCGCGCTGCGCGGCGACCGCGACCACCCGTTCACCCGGGGCGCGCTCTGCGGCAAGGTCAACCGCTACCTCGACGCCGTCAACGGCCCCGACCGGCTGACCACGCCCTACGTGCGCACCGGCCCGAAGGGCGCCGGGCGGGTCGCGTACCGGCCGGCGAGCTGGGCGGAGGCGGTCGACCGGGTGGCCGCCGGGCTGCGCGCCAGCATCGAGCGGGACGGCCCCGAGGCGGTGCTGCCCTACTACTTCGCCGGCACGATGGGCCACGTGCAGGGCTGGACGATGGGCCAGCGGCTCTTCGCCCACCTGGGGGCGTCCCGCCTGGACACCACCATCTGCACCGGCGCGGCCCGGGCGGCGCTGCGCTCGATCTACGGCGGCTCGGTCGGCTTCGAGCCGGAGTCGATCGTGGCGGCGAGGCTCATCGTGCTCTGGGGCGCCAACCCGCTCGCCACCAACCTGCACCTGTGGCCGTTCGTGCAGCAGGCCCGGGAGCGCGGGGCGTACCTGGTCACCATCGATCCGCTGCGCACCGACACGGCGGCACGCAGCGACGAGCACCTGGCCCCGCTGCCCGGCACCGACGCGGCGCTCGCCCTCGGCCTCATGCGGCACGTGCGCGACGCCGGGGCGGCCGACGAGGAGTGGCTGGCCGCGCACACCGTGGGCTGGCCCGAGCTGAGCGCCCGGCTCGACGAGTGGCCGGTGGAGCGGGCCGCCGCCGAGTGCGGCCTGCCCGTCGAGGTGCTCCGCCGCCTCGGCGACCGGATCGCCACCACCCGCCCCACCGCCGTCCGGGTCGGCCTGGGCCTGCAACGGCACCGGGGCGCCGGTCAGGCGCTCCGGGCGATCTGCGCTCTGCCGCTGGTCACCGGCGACTTCCGGTACCCGGGCGGCGGCGCCCTGGTGTCGACCGGCGGGCACCACCCGATCGACGAGGACCCGGTGGTCCGGCCGCCCGGCATGCCGGCCCCGCCGGCCCGCTCGGTGAACATGAGCCGGCTGGCGACAGTGCTCACCGGGGAGGCCGACCCGCCGGTGACCTCGCTGGTCGTGTTCAACGCCAACCCGGCCGCCACCGCCCCGGACCAGAACCGCCTCCTCGCCGGCCTGCGCCGCACCGACCTGTTCACCGTGGTGCTGGAACAGCGCTGGACCGACACCTGCGACTACGCGGACGTGGTGCTGCCGGCCACCATGCAGCCCGAGCACCTCGACCTGCACTCCTCCTACGGCCACCACTACACGACGCTGAACCTGCCGGTCACGCGGGCGCCCGGCGAGGCGCTGCCGAACACCGAGATCTTCCGGCGGATCGCCGCGGCGCTCGGCCTCGACCATCCCCGGTTCTCCGACAGCGACGAGGACCTGGCCCGGCAGTTGCTGGCCGGCACGCCGGTCACCTTCGAGGAGCTGCGCGAACGGACGTACGCCCGGACCACCGGCGTGCCGGTCGGCGCCGCCCCGTTCGCGGCGGGCGGCTTCCGCACCCCGGACGGCCGGGCCCGGCTGCACGACCCGGCGCTGGCCCGGCTCGGGGTGGACCCGCTGCCCGGGCACACCCCGCCGGCGGAGGCCGCCGACCCCGAGCTGGCCCGCCGGTTCCCGCTGGTGCTGCTCGCCCCGGCCGGCCGCTTCCTCATGAACTCCACCTTCGCCTCCCTGCCCTGGCACGCCCGGCGGACCGGGCCGCCCCGGGTGCACCTGCACCCGGACGACGCGGCGGCGCGCGGCCTCGCCGACGGCGACGCGGTGCGGGTGCACAACGACCGGGGCGCGTTCCTCGCGGCGGTCGCCCTGGACGAGGCGACCCGGCCGGGGTTGGCGTTCACCTACAAGGCGTACTGGGCTCGGCTGAGCCCGGGGCGGTCCACCGTCAACGCGGTCACCGCCGTACGCGACACCGACCTGGGCGAGGCGCCGACGTTCCACGACTGCCGTGTCGAGGTCGCGCCGGTGCCGGCCGAGCTGCTGGTCCCCGAGCCGCCCGCGGACACGGCGACCGTGCCCGCGCCGGCCGCGCCCGCCGAGGCGACGGCCGTACCGGCCGGCTGA
- a CDS encoding CBS domain-containing protein, with product MRTWQVRDVMTIDVATVREGTAYREIVDVLTGRHVTAAPVVDGAGRVLGVVSEADLMYKVELQGQPQPRRILPDRHRREARAKAGATVAADLMTAPPVTVTPDASLVEAARAMDARGVKRLPVVDDLGRLVGIVTRGDLLKVHLRPDADIRRDVRDEVLRRTLGVPDGVVDVTVHGGVVTLTGQLDRWSTVRLALRLARQVSGVVEVVDALGYAIDDAPMAALRAGGATPAGIA from the coding sequence ATGCGTACGTGGCAGGTGCGGGACGTGATGACCATCGACGTCGCGACGGTACGGGAGGGCACGGCGTACCGGGAGATCGTCGACGTGCTGACCGGCCGGCACGTGACGGCGGCGCCGGTGGTGGACGGGGCGGGGCGCGTCCTCGGGGTGGTCTCCGAGGCGGACCTCATGTACAAGGTGGAGCTGCAGGGGCAGCCGCAGCCGCGGCGGATCCTGCCGGACCGGCACCGGCGCGAGGCGCGGGCGAAGGCCGGCGCGACAGTGGCCGCCGACCTGATGACCGCTCCCCCGGTGACCGTCACGCCGGACGCGTCGTTGGTGGAGGCGGCCCGGGCCATGGACGCCCGGGGCGTGAAGCGGCTGCCGGTGGTCGACGACCTGGGCCGGCTGGTCGGCATCGTGACCCGCGGCGACCTGCTCAAGGTGCACCTGCGGCCGGACGCAGACATCCGGCGGGACGTCCGCGACGAGGTGCTGCGCCGCACCCTGGGCGTGCCCGACGGCGTGGTGGACGTGACAGTGCACGGCGGCGTCGTCACCCTCACGGGGCAGCTCGACCGCTGGTCCACGGTGCGCCTGGCGCTGCGGCTGGCCCGGCAGGTCAGCGGCGTGGTCGAGGTGGTCGACGCGCTCGGCTACGCCATCGACGACGCGCCGATGGCCGCGCTGCGGGCCGGCGGCGCCACCCCGGCCGGCATCGCCTGA
- a CDS encoding MGH1-like glycoside hydrolase domain-containing protein codes for MTAPGGAAPVRAGGSGRADPERAARLRRLALTTLDANWEHDHTVPSRTLYPHQWSWDSAFIAVGLAHARPDRAWRELRSLFAAQWADGRVPHIVFNPALRAGAYFPGPEFWDSARAGGAPAAATSGIVQPPVHAPAAWLVHRRAPSEASVAALRWLYPRLVAQQRYLTGRRDVGGGGLAAIVHPWESGLDNSPAWDAPMAAVPADEAVMRAYRRHDTAHADAAHRPTDLDYARYVALVDTYRAGRYRDEGLLGRQPFLVECPLVNAALGVSERALARIAAVVGADPGPHRDRAVRLTEALVDRLFDPVTGTFRPRDVRADRLVPARTVLGLMPLVLPDLPAHHVRAVLAEACSPRFGLAARMDRPLPTHDRTAPDFEPLRYWRGPSWLSTSWILWQGLRTHGRADLAAGLRESMLDLVDAAGCHEYFHPDTGTGLGSPAFSWTAALVLDALDEG; via the coding sequence GTGACCGCCCCCGGCGGCGCGGCCCCGGTACGGGCCGGCGGCTCCGGCCGCGCCGACCCCGAGCGGGCCGCCCGGCTGCGCCGGCTCGCGCTCACCACTCTCGACGCCAACTGGGAGCACGACCACACCGTCCCGTCCCGCACCCTCTACCCGCACCAGTGGAGCTGGGACTCGGCGTTCATCGCGGTCGGGCTGGCGCACGCCCGCCCCGACCGTGCCTGGCGGGAGCTGCGCAGCCTGTTCGCCGCGCAGTGGGCCGACGGGCGGGTGCCGCACATCGTGTTCAACCCGGCGCTGCGGGCCGGCGCCTACTTCCCCGGGCCCGAGTTCTGGGACTCGGCCCGGGCCGGCGGCGCCCCGGCGGCGGCCACCTCGGGGATCGTCCAGCCGCCGGTCCACGCCCCGGCCGCCTGGCTGGTGCACCGCCGCGCCCCCTCCGAGGCGTCGGTGGCGGCGCTGCGCTGGCTCTACCCGCGGCTGGTCGCCCAGCAGCGCTACCTGACCGGCCGGCGGGACGTCGGCGGCGGCGGGCTGGCGGCCATCGTGCACCCGTGGGAGTCCGGCCTGGACAACAGCCCCGCCTGGGACGCCCCGATGGCCGCGGTGCCCGCCGACGAGGCGGTGATGCGGGCGTACCGCCGGCACGACACCGCGCACGCCGACGCGGCGCACCGCCCCACCGACCTGGACTACGCGCGCTACGTCGCGCTGGTGGACACCTACCGGGCGGGCCGCTACCGGGACGAGGGGCTGCTCGGCCGCCAGCCGTTCCTGGTGGAGTGCCCGCTGGTCAACGCGGCGCTCGGGGTCTCCGAGCGGGCGCTCGCGCGGATCGCCGCCGTGGTCGGCGCCGACCCGGGGCCGCACCGCGACCGCGCGGTGCGGCTCACCGAGGCCCTGGTCGACCGGCTCTTCGACCCGGTCACCGGCACGTTCCGCCCGCGCGACGTCCGGGCCGACCGGCTCGTCCCGGCTCGGACAGTGCTCGGGCTGATGCCGCTGGTCCTGCCCGACCTGCCGGCCCACCACGTGCGGGCGGTGCTCGCCGAGGCGTGCTCGCCCCGGTTCGGCCTGGCCGCCCGGATGGACCGCCCGCTGCCCACCCACGACCGCACCGCGCCGGACTTCGAGCCGCTGCGCTACTGGCGCGGGCCGAGCTGGCTGAGCACCAGCTGGATCCTGTGGCAGGGGCTGCGCACACACGGCCGCGCCGACCTGGCCGCCGGGCTCCGCGAGTCCATGCTGGACCTGGTCGACGCGGCCGGCTGCCACGAGTACTTCCACCCGGACACCGGGACGGGGCTCGGGTCACCGGCGTTCAGCTGGACGGCCGCGCTGGTGCTGGACGCCCTCGACGAGGGCTGA
- a CDS encoding sugar phosphate isomerase/epimerase family protein — protein sequence MTIPLACQEQLLPGAGLSEKYALAVSLGYQGIELRGRGDLALARRLPELRRARAEGVVMPTVCVEMDHFIGDFDPARSRDAVRNLRSQLSVIAELGGIGAMTPAAWGMFSRRLPPFEPPRPPEGDRQVLVDALGELGEHARAEGVTLFLEPLNRYEDHMVNRLDEAVALCRAVGLPSVRVVADTYHMNIEEDDACAALRAAAPYLGHVQVSDSNRYQPGAGHLDWPALLATLDGIGYPGWLALECRLRGEPVAALRQAATVLAQPGPRRAAA from the coding sequence ATGACGATCCCACTCGCCTGCCAGGAGCAGTTGCTCCCCGGCGCCGGCCTGTCCGAGAAGTACGCCCTCGCCGTCTCCCTCGGCTACCAGGGCATCGAGCTGCGCGGGCGGGGCGACCTGGCCCTCGCCCGGCGGCTGCCCGAGCTGCGCCGGGCCCGCGCCGAGGGCGTGGTCATGCCGACCGTCTGCGTCGAGATGGACCACTTCATCGGCGACTTCGACCCCGCCCGCTCCCGGGACGCGGTGCGCAACCTGCGCTCCCAGCTCTCGGTGATCGCCGAGCTGGGCGGCATCGGGGCCATGACCCCGGCCGCCTGGGGTATGTTCTCCCGCCGGCTGCCGCCGTTCGAGCCGCCCCGGCCGCCCGAGGGCGACCGGCAGGTGCTCGTCGACGCCCTGGGCGAGCTGGGCGAGCACGCCCGTGCCGAGGGGGTCACCCTCTTCCTGGAACCCCTCAACCGGTACGAGGACCACATGGTCAACCGGCTCGACGAGGCGGTCGCCCTGTGCCGCGCCGTCGGCCTGCCCTCGGTCCGGGTCGTCGCCGACACCTATCACATGAACATCGAGGAGGACGACGCCTGCGCGGCGCTCCGCGCGGCCGCGCCGTACCTGGGGCACGTGCAGGTCAGCGACTCCAACCGCTACCAGCCGGGGGCGGGGCACCTGGACTGGCCGGCGCTGCTGGCCACCCTGGACGGGATCGGCTACCCCGGCTGGCTGGCGCTGGAGTGCCGGCTGCGCGGCGAACCGGTCGCCGCCCTGCGCCAGGCCGCCACCGTTCTCGCCCAGCCCGGGCCCCGGCGGGCGGCGGCGTGA
- a CDS encoding zinc-binding dehydrogenase — protein sequence MGNWVVSLAGPRRVSLEPCPPDRLGPGQVRVRTCYSGISAGTELTLYRGSNPRLSKDWDDATRMFVPRQAAPAYPVVGFGYEEVGEIVEVAPDVADRRPGQVVWGIWGHRAEAVLAAGAVTPLAPGLDPLVAVFARPGAIALTAVLAGDLHLGDWVGVFGQGVIGLLGTRLAVLSGARVVAVDRVPDRLTHATRLGARRVVDAAVDSAAAALHAATGGRGADVCLELSGSYPALHEAIRATAHAGRVVAAGFYQGYAHGLGLGEEFHHNRIQLVAAQVSGPAPAPGTAGRWTGSRIAHTFMDLVAEGSVDPLPLVSHVVDAGAVADALALLDRGDGDVLQVVLRF from the coding sequence ATGGGCAACTGGGTTGTCTCTCTGGCCGGGCCCCGGCGCGTGAGCCTGGAGCCCTGCCCCCCGGACCGGCTCGGCCCGGGCCAGGTCCGCGTCCGCACCTGCTACTCCGGGATCTCCGCCGGCACCGAGCTGACCCTCTACCGGGGCAGCAACCCCCGGCTCAGCAAGGACTGGGACGACGCCACCCGGATGTTCGTGCCCCGGCAGGCCGCGCCCGCGTACCCGGTGGTGGGCTTCGGCTACGAGGAGGTCGGCGAGATCGTCGAGGTCGCACCCGACGTCGCCGACCGCCGGCCCGGCCAGGTCGTCTGGGGTATCTGGGGGCACCGCGCGGAGGCCGTGCTGGCGGCCGGCGCCGTCACCCCGCTCGCCCCCGGGCTCGACCCCCTGGTCGCCGTCTTCGCCCGCCCGGGCGCCATCGCGCTGACCGCCGTGCTCGCCGGCGACCTGCACCTCGGCGACTGGGTCGGTGTCTTCGGGCAGGGGGTGATCGGGCTGCTCGGCACCCGGCTCGCCGTCCTCTCCGGAGCCCGGGTGGTGGCCGTCGATCGGGTGCCGGACCGGCTCACGCACGCCACCCGGCTCGGCGCCCGCCGGGTCGTCGACGCCGCCGTCGACTCCGCCGCCGCCGCGCTGCACGCGGCCACCGGCGGCCGCGGCGCGGACGTCTGCCTGGAGCTGTCCGGGTCGTACCCGGCGCTGCACGAGGCGATCCGCGCCACCGCCCACGCCGGCCGCGTCGTGGCCGCCGGCTTCTACCAGGGGTACGCCCACGGGCTGGGACTCGGCGAGGAGTTCCACCACAACCGGATCCAGCTGGTGGCGGCCCAGGTCTCCGGTCCCGCCCCGGCGCCCGGCACGGCCGGCCGGTGGACCGGGTCACGGATCGCGCACACGTTCATGGACCTGGTGGCCGAGGGCAGCGTCGACCCGCTGCCGCTGGTGAGCCACGTCGTCGACGCGGGCGCGGTGGCCGACGCGCTGGCGTTGCTCGACCGCGGTGACGGTGACGTCCTCCAAGTGGTGCTGAGGTTCTGA
- a CDS encoding ABC transporter substrate-binding protein — protein sequence MSSPSMRMLAPTLIMALAGTTLLACGDDEPKSDSSQITVWSLEDVADRVNATKAIIADYTAKTGVKVNLVAVNEDQFPSLIASSAAAGDLPDVVGSVSLAGVRTLAGNDLLEPDANKRVVDKLGRDTFSPRALELTSENGKQLAVPSDGWGQLLVYRKDLFAAAGLPAPDTYEKIAAAAAKLNTGGVAGITAATAPGDVFTQQTFEHLALANNCQLTDDAGKVTLDSAECVEAFRFYGDLMRNNSVKGAQDVDTTRATYFAGKAAMLIWSPFILDELAGLRNDAKPTCPQCQSDPAWLAKNSGFVTAIKGPNGAEPAQYGEISSWAVLDGASDPASSFVEYMLSDGYPRWFGMSPEGRFPVRTGTAEDKQKFLTAWNTSPAGVDRKQPLSAVYGEDVLATLRKSPDTFQRWGLTQGQGKLVGAILGELPVPKALADVVGGKSDARAAAERAKKDVDAIAKGVN from the coding sequence ATGTCATCACCCTCGATGCGGATGCTCGCCCCCACCCTGATCATGGCACTTGCCGGGACAACCCTGCTGGCCTGCGGTGACGACGAGCCGAAATCCGACAGTTCCCAGATAACCGTGTGGAGCCTGGAAGACGTGGCGGACCGGGTGAACGCCACGAAGGCGATCATCGCGGACTACACCGCCAAGACCGGCGTCAAGGTCAACCTGGTCGCCGTCAACGAGGACCAGTTCCCGTCCCTCATCGCCTCCAGCGCCGCCGCCGGCGACCTGCCCGACGTGGTCGGCTCGGTCTCCCTGGCCGGGGTGCGCACCCTGGCCGGCAACGACCTGCTCGAACCCGACGCCAACAAGCGGGTCGTCGACAAACTCGGCCGCGACACGTTCTCCCCGCGCGCCCTCGAACTGACAAGCGAGAACGGCAAGCAGCTCGCCGTGCCCAGCGACGGGTGGGGCCAACTCCTGGTCTACCGCAAGGACCTGTTCGCCGCGGCCGGCCTGCCCGCCCCCGACACGTACGAGAAGATCGCCGCCGCGGCGGCGAAGCTGAACACCGGCGGCGTCGCCGGCATCACGGCGGCGACCGCCCCCGGCGACGTCTTCACCCAGCAGACCTTCGAACACCTCGCGCTGGCCAACAACTGCCAGCTCACCGACGACGCCGGCAAGGTCACGCTCGACTCCGCCGAGTGCGTCGAGGCGTTCCGCTTCTACGGCGACCTCATGCGGAACAACTCGGTCAAGGGCGCGCAGGACGTGGACACCACCCGGGCCACCTACTTCGCCGGCAAGGCGGCCATGCTGATCTGGTCCCCGTTCATCCTCGACGAGCTGGCCGGGCTGCGGAACGACGCCAAGCCGACCTGCCCGCAGTGCCAGTCCGACCCGGCGTGGCTCGCGAAGAACAGCGGTTTCGTCACCGCCATCAAGGGCCCGAACGGCGCCGAGCCGGCGCAGTACGGCGAGATCAGCTCGTGGGCGGTGCTCGACGGCGCGAGCGACCCCGCGTCGTCCTTCGTGGAGTACATGCTCTCCGACGGCTACCCACGCTGGTTCGGCATGTCCCCCGAGGGGCGCTTCCCGGTGCGCACCGGGACGGCGGAGGACAAGCAGAAGTTCCTCACCGCCTGGAACACCAGCCCGGCCGGGGTGGACCGCAAGCAGCCGCTGTCGGCGGTCTACGGCGAGGACGTGCTCGCCACCCTGCGGAAGAGCCCGGACACCTTCCAGCGCTGGGGCCTGACCCAGGGCCAGGGGAAGCTGGTCGGTGCGATCCTCGGCGAGCTGCCCGTACCCAAGGCGCTCGCCGACGTGGTCGGCGGGAAGTCCGACGCCCGGGCCGCGGCCGAGCGGGCGAAGAAGGACGTCGACGCGATCGCCAAGGGCGTCAATTGA
- a CDS encoding carbohydrate ABC transporter permease has product MTTTAPEAGRSPTGERPRRPGRRPLTLRRRESRAGLALVTPTLLVVVAVIGIPIVWTVVLAFQRVRLATLRRTGLFGELTLDNVDRVLHTPGFADTLWTTVVYSAGGTVGSILVGLVAALVVRRPFRGRTIVRASMLLPYVAPVVAMTFVWQVMLDPQIGFVNDWGRRFLGWDAPIPFLSQESTALWTVIAFEAWRYFPFAFLFLLARLQAVPGELEEAARVDGATPTQRFRHILLPQLMPVIALIGVLRFIMTFNKFDDVYLLTGGSAGTEVVSVRVYQFLTARTDIGAAAAQAVVLAVVLIVFVAIYLRFFSGRREEA; this is encoded by the coding sequence TTGACCACCACCGCGCCGGAGGCCGGCCGCTCCCCCACCGGGGAGCGGCCCCGCCGGCCCGGCCGACGCCCGCTCACCCTGCGCCGCCGCGAGTCCCGCGCCGGGCTCGCGCTGGTCACCCCCACGCTGCTCGTCGTGGTCGCGGTGATCGGCATCCCCATCGTCTGGACCGTGGTGCTGGCCTTCCAACGGGTACGCCTCGCGACCCTGCGCCGGACGGGCCTCTTCGGCGAGCTGACCCTGGACAACGTCGACCGGGTGCTGCACACCCCCGGCTTCGCCGACACGCTCTGGACCACCGTCGTCTACAGCGCCGGCGGGACGGTCGGCTCCATCCTGGTCGGCCTCGTGGCGGCCCTCGTCGTCCGCCGGCCGTTCCGGGGCCGCACGATCGTCCGCGCGTCCATGCTGCTGCCGTACGTGGCGCCCGTGGTCGCCATGACGTTCGTCTGGCAGGTGATGCTCGACCCGCAGATCGGCTTCGTCAACGACTGGGGGCGGCGGTTCCTCGGCTGGGACGCGCCGATCCCGTTCCTGTCCCAGGAGTCCACCGCGCTCTGGACGGTCATCGCGTTCGAGGCGTGGCGCTACTTCCCGTTCGCCTTCCTGTTCCTGCTGGCCCGGCTCCAGGCCGTGCCCGGCGAGCTGGAGGAGGCCGCCCGGGTCGACGGGGCCACACCGACCCAGCGCTTCCGGCACATCCTGCTGCCCCAGCTCATGCCGGTGATCGCGCTCATCGGGGTGCTCCGGTTCATCATGACCTTCAACAAGTTCGACGACGTCTACCTGCTCACCGGCGGCTCGGCCGGCACCGAGGTGGTCAGCGTCCGGGTCTACCAGTTCCTCACCGCGCGCACCGACATCGGCGCGGCGGCGGCGCAGGCGGTCGTGCTGGCCGTCGTGCTGATCGTCTTCGTCGCGATCTACCTGCGCTTCTTCAGTGGCCGACGGGAGGAGGCGTGA
- a CDS encoding carbohydrate ABC transporter permease has product MDRDRIETVSLRWLRRLVIAGFLIVTLLPFWYMLVLSVRPIERLLLDPGSLLVPFGELTVATYAEVLKSVEDGGQGFLAFIRNSGIVALSATALTLVIAIPGAYAVSRLRFFGRRQVSALFLAVYLFPSIVIAIPLFVVFTRAGLRGSLVGLVLVYISQTLPVSVYMLKNYFETIPVSLEESAAIDGAGRLGIIRRVSLPLAAPSVMAVALYDFMIAWNEFLFALLFLVDRPNRWTVSLGLSLLSDGVEVPKTVLMAGSVILTLPIVILFFASERLLTEGLTSGAEKG; this is encoded by the coding sequence ATGGACCGGGACCGGATCGAGACGGTGAGCCTGCGCTGGCTGCGCCGGCTGGTTATCGCCGGCTTCCTGATCGTCACCCTGCTGCCGTTCTGGTACATGCTGGTGCTCTCGGTACGCCCCATCGAGCGGCTGCTGCTCGACCCCGGCTCGCTGCTCGTGCCGTTCGGCGAGCTGACCGTCGCCACCTACGCCGAGGTGCTGAAGTCCGTCGAGGACGGCGGGCAGGGCTTCCTCGCCTTCATCCGCAACAGCGGCATCGTGGCCCTCTCCGCCACCGCGCTCACCCTGGTGATCGCCATCCCCGGCGCGTACGCGGTGTCCCGGCTGCGGTTCTTCGGCCGGCGGCAGGTCAGCGCGCTGTTCCTGGCGGTCTACCTGTTCCCGTCGATCGTCATCGCGATCCCACTGTTCGTCGTCTTCACCCGGGCCGGGCTGCGCGGGTCGCTGGTCGGGCTGGTGCTGGTCTACATCTCGCAGACCCTGCCCGTCTCGGTCTACATGCTGAAGAACTACTTCGAGACGATCCCGGTCAGCCTGGAGGAGTCCGCGGCCATCGACGGGGCCGGCCGCCTCGGCATCATCCGCCGGGTCAGCCTGCCGCTCGCCGCGCCGTCGGTGATGGCGGTCGCCCTCTACGATTTCATGATCGCCTGGAACGAGTTCCTCTTCGCGCTGCTCTTCCTGGTCGACCGGCCCAACCGGTGGACGGTCTCGCTGGGCCTGTCGCTGCTCTCCGACGGCGTCGAGGTGCCGAAGACGGTGCTGATGGCCGGCTCGGTGATCCTCACCCTGCCCATCGTGATCCTCTTCTTCGCCAGCGAGCGGCTGCTCACCGAGGGCCTCACCAGCGGCGCGGAGAAGGGATAG
- a CDS encoding phosphoesterase PA-phosphatase → MRATRERTVSGRLARLITEVLAPGVLVTALPLVAAARVSRSPQQFLLWGGTALLFCAVIPVGVIVHGVRRGRLTDRHVGDRTQRARPLLTGLASVAVGTALLAALRAPAELFAAIVVIFVVGAACTLVNHWWKLSIHAAVAAATTAVLVLLFGPALHAGWLLVAAVGWSRVVLRDHTWPQVVAGAGTGAPLAAAAFLALA, encoded by the coding sequence GTGCGGGCGACCCGGGAACGGACGGTCAGCGGGCGGCTGGCCCGGCTGATCACCGAGGTCCTCGCGCCGGGCGTCCTGGTGACCGCCCTGCCGCTGGTGGCGGCGGCCCGGGTCAGCCGCTCCCCGCAACAGTTCCTGCTCTGGGGCGGCACGGCCCTGCTGTTCTGCGCGGTGATCCCGGTCGGCGTGATCGTCCACGGCGTACGCCGCGGCCGGCTCACCGACCGGCACGTCGGCGACCGCACCCAGCGGGCCCGCCCGCTGCTGACCGGCCTGGCCTCGGTGGCGGTCGGCACGGCGCTGCTGGCCGCGCTGCGCGCGCCCGCGGAACTGTTCGCCGCCATCGTGGTGATCTTCGTGGTCGGCGCGGCCTGCACCCTGGTGAACCACTGGTGGAAGCTGAGCATCCACGCCGCTGTCGCGGCCGCCACCACGGCCGTCCTGGTGCTGCTGTTCGGCCCGGCGCTGCACGCCGGCTGGCTGCTGGTGGCCGCGGTCGGCTGGTCCCGGGTGGTGCTGCGGGACCACACCTGGCCGCAGGTGGTGGCCGGCGCCGGCACCGGCGCACCGCTCGCCGCCGCCGCCTTCCTCGCCCTCGCCTGA